The proteins below are encoded in one region of uncultured Methanobrevibacter sp.:
- a CDS encoding glycosyltransferase family 2 protein, protein MKTVILIPCYNEASTIEKVVSDFKKCMPHADIYVYDNNSTDNTAEIAERAGAIVRHEYRQGKGNVVRSMFHDITADCYIMVDGDDTYPAEAAAEFEEIILNKRADMVIGDRLSSTYFEENDRRFHNSGNKFVRNSINTFFKSDLHDIMTGMRAFNYSFVKSFPIRSKEFEIETEMSVFALMNNFKIKEIPIDYRDRKEGSESKLNTYSDGMKVIRMIFALIRDKRPLMYFSVASLILLIIAAIYFFPILFRFFSTGQVLKIPTLIVISTVVIIAACTFFVGVILHVLNHHHAEELERHLILLNELKKEE, encoded by the coding sequence ATGAAAACCGTAATCCTGATTCCCTGTTACAATGAGGCATCAACAATTGAAAAGGTTGTAAGTGACTTCAAAAAGTGTATGCCACATGCAGATATCTATGTATATGACAACAATTCAACCGACAATACGGCAGAAATAGCCGAAAGGGCAGGAGCGATTGTAAGACACGAATACAGACAGGGAAAGGGAAATGTGGTAAGATCAATGTTTCATGACATCACAGCGGACTGCTACATCATGGTTGACGGTGACGACACATACCCCGCCGAGGCGGCAGCGGAGTTTGAGGAAATAATCCTTAACAAACGGGCGGACATGGTAATCGGGGACAGACTGTCCTCAACATACTTCGAGGAAAACGACAGACGCTTCCACAACAGCGGAAACAAGTTTGTTCGAAACTCAATCAACACATTCTTTAAAAGCGATCTGCATGACATAATGACCGGTATGAGGGCATTCAACTACTCATTCGTCAAGTCATTTCCGATACGCTCTAAGGAGTTTGAAATCGAAACCGAAATGAGTGTGTTCGCTCTTATGAACAACTTCAAAATCAAGGAAATACCTATTGACTACAGGGATCGTAAGGAAGGCAGCGAATCCAAACTCAACACCTACAGTGACGGAATGAAGGTCATAAGGATGATTTTTGCACTGATACGTGACAAACGTCCGTTGATGTACTTTTCAGTCGCCTCACTGATTCTTCTAATCATTGCGGCAATATACTTTTTCCCGATTCTCTTTAGGTTTTTCAGCACCGGCCAGGTGCTTAAGATTCCTACACTGATTGTCATATCCACAGTGGTAATCATCGCCGCATGCACATTCTTTGTCGGAGTCATACTGCATGTTCTAAACCACCATCACGCCGAAGAGCTCGAGCGCCACCTGATTCTTTTAAACGAACTGAAAAAAGAGGAATGA
- a CDS encoding GtrA family protein has product MINKLFKDPTDNIFIQLFRYIFVGGTAFAVDFFFLYFFSDICGIYYLISAVFSFIISVLVNYVMSTRWVFNQDNIENKVMEFNLFLLISTIGLVFTEILLYLFTDVLGLYYLISKIISAIIVLFWNFLARRVMFYGKDFLK; this is encoded by the coding sequence TTGATAAATAAGCTTTTTAAGGATCCTACAGACAATATTTTCATCCAACTTTTCAGATACATCTTCGTTGGAGGAACCGCATTTGCTGTGGATTTCTTCTTCTTATACTTCTTTTCCGACATATGCGGAATCTATTACCTGATATCTGCGGTATTCTCATTCATCATATCCGTTCTGGTGAATTATGTGATGAGCACAAGGTGGGTGTTCAACCAGGACAATATAGAAAATAAGGTGATGGAGTTTAATTTGTTTTTACTTATAAGCACTATCGGACTTGTATTTACCGAGATACTGCTTTACCTCTTTACAGATGTCTTGGGACTCTATTATCTGATTTCCAAAATCATATCAGCAATCATTGTCCTTTTCTGGAACTTCCTGGCAAGAAGGGTAATGTTTTACGGCAAGGATTTCCTCAAATAG
- a CDS encoding DUF2142 domain-containing protein, with protein sequence MHDSENELYKVAFVIILCFGILSALIVPIADVSDELEHLTRAEITSRGVIFPHWEDGPNNLTQLYNRTEGKYSNALNTDVGFNTTASHMFFLNNLGLTVFETPHDSDKISNKTMLDGSAFEQNPFYGYLPQALGVLIAKLFDLNVIWMLWLGRICNLIFYAFLISMAIRIAPVLKVPLLAVACIPISIYQAASVSIDSMIIGLALLTLAYFLYLYKSEAESLEVKHVAIFCALSLLLGLCKLPYLAFVFLILFVPRENFRDKSIWKYMLLGIFIVGLIGVMWSTYSEPALMHSWRSKLNYMDADRQLEYIMGHPWFIVHFFRLIFTFTLGLTVNGLFNFFAAGSPNHYMDHYLFITVLIWIFLLATLMFYPRKVDFKNKTRWGALAILLIIYVGTCFIQLLTWADVGKYNIGVSTRYFIPLFALLPIIVPFKIDRLEKFTDKYMMVFIIGFMATLILAFATKYYY encoded by the coding sequence ATGCACGACTCGGAAAACGAGCTCTACAAGGTAGCTTTCGTTATCATACTGTGCTTCGGTATATTGTCTGCGCTGATTGTGCCGATTGCCGATGTAAGTGACGAGCTTGAACATCTGACACGTGCGGAAATCACTTCCCGGGGGGTAATTTTTCCTCATTGGGAGGACGGACCGAACAATCTTACCCAACTCTACAACCGTACTGAGGGAAAATACAGTAATGCCCTGAATACGGATGTGGGATTCAACACGACTGCAAGTCACATGTTCTTTTTAAACAATCTGGGGCTGACCGTTTTTGAAACACCTCACGATTCGGACAAAATTAGCAATAAGACCATGCTTGACGGGTCAGCATTTGAGCAGAATCCGTTTTACGGATATCTTCCTCAGGCACTGGGTGTTTTAATAGCGAAACTCTTTGATTTGAATGTCATCTGGATGCTGTGGCTTGGAAGGATATGCAATCTGATTTTCTATGCATTCTTAATATCAATGGCTATTCGCATAGCGCCGGTGCTGAAGGTTCCCCTTCTGGCCGTTGCCTGCATTCCGATTTCGATTTATCAGGCGGCCTCTGTGAGCATCGATTCGATGATCATAGGTCTGGCGCTGCTTACGTTGGCATACTTCCTGTATCTCTACAAGTCCGAGGCGGAGTCGCTTGAAGTCAAGCATGTTGCAATATTCTGTGCCCTTTCACTGCTTTTGGGGCTTTGTAAGTTGCCATATCTTGCGTTTGTCTTTTTGATACTCTTTGTTCCAAGGGAAAACTTCAGGGACAAGTCAATATGGAAATACATGCTTTTAGGTATTTTCATTGTTGGTCTTATAGGTGTCATGTGGAGTACATATTCCGAACCTGCCCTCATGCATTCATGGAGATCCAAGCTCAATTACATGGATGCCGATCGTCAGCTGGAATATATTATGGGCCATCCTTGGTTCATTGTCCACTTCTTCAGGCTGATTTTCACATTCACCCTGGGCCTTACAGTCAACGGGCTTTTCAATTTCTTTGCTGCCGGAAGTCCGAACCATTATATGGACCACTACCTGTTCATTACGGTGCTCATCTGGATATTCCTTTTGGCGACATTGATGTTCTATCCAAGGAAGGTCGATTTCAAAAACAAGACAAGATGGGGAGCGCTTGCGATTCTTTTGATAATATACGTTGGAACATGCTTCATCCAGCTTCTCACCTGGGCGGATGTCGGAAAATACAATATCGGTGTCAGCACAAGGTATTTCATTCCGCTCTTTGCGCTGCTTCCAATCATTGTGCCGTTTAAAATCGATCGTCTCGAGAAGTTCACAGACAAGTACATGATGGTTTTCATTATAGGGTTCATGGCAACACTGATTCTGGCTTTCGCCACCAAATACTACTATTAG